The bacterium genome contains the following window.
TTCGGACTAATGTTCCTAAAGTTCTGGCAAATCGAGATACGGCTATTTTGCGAAAAAGCGTTCCAAAGACAGGTAATTTTAGACATAATGAATCAAAGGTTATCCTGCCTTTTTCTGTCTTGGTAATTAGCAATCTAAGAATAATACCGATTATTATTGCTATTAAAACCATCCAGGGAAGATAGTGTCTCAGTAGTCGAGAAATATTAATCAGAATTTGTGTTGGCAATGGTAATTTTGCGCCAAAACTCTCAAAAACACCTTCAAAAGCAGGAATAACAAAAGTTAATAAGAAAATGACAATACCTGTTGCCACGAATGAAACGACAGCAGGATAAGCCATCGCTGTTCGCACCTTCCTCCGCAATGTTTGGACGGATTCTAAATATGACGAAATCCTTTCTAAAACTTCATCCAGCACACCACCTGATTCACCTGATTTAACCATACTTGTGTATAATTGATTAAATACACCTGGATGTTTACTCATCGCAATTGTAATTGATGCCCCTTTCTCGATATCTTCTCTTATCGTCATAATTATTTTTTTAAAATTTTTATTTTCAACCTGGTCAATTAGAACATTTAAACATTGAACGATTGGTATCCCTGCATTTATTAATGTAGATAACTGACGGGAGAATAAAACTAAATCCTTTAATCCAACTCTCCCCAGCGCGGTTACACTAAACTTATTTAATAGTTCTATAATAGGATTAGCCTTTTCCTCTTCAGCGGATATAACCATTAAATGTTGTTGTTTAAGTCTTAATATGACGGAGCGCTGTGATTCAGCATCAATCGTGCCTGTTACTAATCCTCCACTCAT
Protein-coding sequences here:
- a CDS encoding type II secretion system F family protein: MPTYTYKARNMSGGLVTGTIDAESQRSVILRLKQQHLMVISAEEEKANPIIELLNKFSVTALGRVGLKDLVLFSRQLSTLINAGIPIVQCLNVLIDQVENKNFKKIIMTIREDIEKGASITIAMSKHPGVFNQLYTSMVKSGESGGVLDEVLERISSYLESVQTLRRKVRTAMAYPAVVSFVATGIVIFLLTFVIPAFEGVFESFGAKLPLPTQILINISRLLRHYLPWMVLIAIIIGIILRLLITKTEKGRITFDSLCLKLPVFGTLFRKIAVSRFARTLGTLVRSGVSILEALEIVAKTSGNKIVELAVMGARSSIREGERITDPLRECGVFPPMVIQMVSVGEETGALDNMLMKVADYYDREVDMTVSALASLIEPLLIVVLGVVVGTIVICMYLPIFMMSSIISR